CATCCCGGTGGCCCGCCAGAGGGCCCGGGCGCCGGCCATCGTCCGACCGTGCGTGGAGGTCTTCGACCGCAGCTCAGGCATGCGTACCAGTCTGACACCGCCGCCACGGTGGCTGTCCAGAGTGCGCGCGTGTCCCAACAGATGCACATCCGGTCCCCCACGACGAGCGCGCATCCGGCACTCTTGGGGGCGTGCATCTCCCCCCGGGCATGGTCGCCGTCGCGGTGCTGAGCGGGCTCGTCGCCGCTGCGGCCGTCGTACTGCTGACCGTGGTCGCCCGGCGGCGCACCGGGTCGCGCCGGCCCGCGCATCTGCTACTCGCGGTGGCCGCCGGGGTCGCTCTGCTCAGCCTCGTGGTCGGGGTGGTGGCCGCGCTCGCCGCGAACGACCACTGGGCGCACGAGCAGGGGCAGCGCACCGGCTGGGCCACCGTGGTGGCGATCGGCACGGCGGTGAGCGGGCTGGCCTTCGCGGCCGGATTGCTCCGGCTGCCCGGGGTGGCCGCCACCTCGGCGGCTACCGCCCGGCTCGCCCTGGACGGCTTGATCATGGCCGCCGCGCTGTGGTTCGTCGGCTGGGTGCTCTTCTCCGAGCCCACCCGGTTGCTCGGCGCCTCCACCCCGATGGCCTGCCCGGCGATCCTGGTGGCCACGGTGGCCGCCGCGCTCGGCGCCGGGCTCGCCGTGATCGTCGTCTTCCGGGCCGCCGCCCCGCGCCAGCGACTGGCCGCGCTCGGCGTCGGCATCAGCGCGGTGACCTGCGGCGGGCTGGGTCTCGCCGCCGGGCTCTGCCAGGCCGGGCCGACCATGGCACTGACCGGCGCGGTGGTGCTCGCCGCCGGCCTGCTGACCGTTGCGCTCGCGGTGCTCCGGGCCGACCGGCCGGGGCAGGTCGAGCTGGACCTGACCGGTCGCGACGGCGAGTACGCGATCGCCCCGATGCTGGCGATGGCCGCCTCGGCGATGCACCACCTCCTGCAGGGCGGCCGGTTCACCGCGGCGGGCATCGTGGCCGGCAGCGTGGAGGGCTTCGCCCTGGTGGCCCGGCAGTACCTCACCCTTAAGGACGTCCGGGACTACGCCGGCCGGTTGGCCGAGCGGGAGGCGCACTTCCGTGAGCTGGCACACACCGATCCGCTGACCGCGCTGGCCAACCGGCGGGGGCTGCTGCGCGCGCTGCACGACAGCGCGGCGGCGGGCACCCCGTGCGTGCTGCTCGGGCTTGACCTGGACGGCTTCAAGAACGTCAACGACATGCGCGGCCACGACGTGGGCGACGCGGTGCTGGCCGAGGTGGGCCGGCGGCTGCGCGGCAACCTGCGCCCCGGCGATGTGGCGGCCCGGCTCGGGGGCGACGAGTTCGCCGTGCTCATGCCGGGGCGGCCGGCCGAGGCGGACCGGGTCGCCGAGCGGCTGCTCGGGGTGCTCAACCGTCCGTACGACCAACCGGAGGGGCCGGTCTTCCTGTCGGTGAGCATCGGGGTGGCCGGGTGGGCCGGCGAGCCGGACGTGGAGCTGCTGCTGCGCCACGCCGACCTGGCGCTGCGCTACGCCAAGCAGCGCGGCAAGAACCGGATCGAGCGCTACGACGCCACGTACGACCAGCTGCTGCGTCGGCGCACCACGCTGGAGCACGAGCTGCGCGGCGCCATCGAGCGCGACGAGCTGCGGCTGGCCTTCCAGCCGGTGGCCTCGCTGCCGTCGGTGCGGCCGGTCGGCGCCGAGGCGCTGCTCCGCTGGCACCACCCCGAGCTGGGCAACGTCCGTCCGGACGAGTTCATCCCGTTGGCCGAGGAGTGCGGGATGATCGCCACGCTCGGGGCCTGGGTGCTGCACCAGGCCTGCTACCAGCTCTCCCGCTGGCTGGCCGACGGGCACGACGTCTGGGTCTCGGTGAACGTCTCGCCACGCGAGCTGCACGCCCCGGAGTACGTGGTCCAGGTCGCCGAGGCGCTGCGCGCCCACCACGTGCCGCCGCAGCGGCTGGTGCTGGAGGTCACCGAGCACGCGGTCGCCACCGACCTGGACGAGCTGATCCGGCGGCTGACCGCGCTGCGGCTGACCGGCGTGCGGATCGCGCTGGACGACTTCGGCGCCGGCTACTCCTCGCTGGGGCAGCTCCGCCGGCTGCCGATCGACATCCTGAAGATCGACCACAGCCTGGTCGCCGAGCACGAGCCGGTCCGCCCGGTCGGCAAGGACGGCCCGGCGTTCGCGCCGATGGTCGACATCGTCATGCGACTGGGCCACCAGCTGGGGCTGGAGGTGATCGCCGAGGGGGTGACCACGCCGACGGAGTTGGCCGCGGTGGTGGCGGCCGGTTGCCGGTTCGGTCAGGGCGCGCTCTTCGGCTGGGGTGTGCCGGCCGAGCACCTGGAGGCGATGCTGGAGGCGGCCACCTCGCCGGGTGCGCGACCCGCGCCGCTGCCCGCGCCGCGCCGGGTTTCGGGCGGGCCCGGGCAGGTCATCCCGGTTGCCGAGGGCGTGTCGCCGGCGGACGCGCCGCGTTCCGTTAACCAACATGTGGGATCAGTTGACTCATCGCGTGAGATGCGTCAGGCTTAGCCGCATGTCGTCGTACCGGTCGCTGCGAGTACTTACCTGAGCGCACTCTCCCTCATTGAGAGTGCGCTGGCCCCGTGCATCTGCACGAGGGCCGTTTTTATTGCCATCGGAACCTGTCGGGGCGGGCCCCGCCCGCGTCGCATCGCTTGACAAGCCCCAGCCACTCCAGCCGAAGGCCAGAACCGCCATGACGAGACCCACGCCCGAGACCCTCGCCCATACCGCCCGCCGTGCCCGCGCGGCCACCGAGCCGGCCGGCGACGTCGACCCCGCCGCCGCGCGCACCCCGGCCAGCCCGGCCAGCCCGGCCACCCCGGCGGTACGGCCATCCGCTCCGGCCCAGGTCTCCGGCGCCGGTTCGCTGGTGCGGTCCCTTGAGGCGCTCGGCGTCGACGTCGTCTTCGGCATCCCGGGCGGCGCGATCCTGCCGGCTTACGACCCGCTCTACGACTCCACCGTCCGGCACATCCTGGTCCGGCACGAGCAGGGCGCCGGGCACGCGGCGACCGGGTACGCGCAGGCCACCGGCAAGGTCGGCGTCTGCATGGCCACCTCCGGCCCGGGCGCCACCAACCTGGTCACCCCGATCGCCGACGCGTACATGGACTCGGTGGCGATGGTGGCGATCACCGGTCAGGTGGCCCGCCCGTCGATCGGCACCGACGCCTTCCAGGAGGCGGACATCCAGGGCATCACCCTGCCGATCACCAAGCACAACTTCCTCGTGCAGACCGCCGAGGAGATCCCGCAGGTGCTGGCCGAGGCCTTCCACCTGGCCAGCAGCGGCCGGCCCGGCCCGGTGCTGGTCGACATCCCCAAGGACGTGCTCCAGGCGCCGACCACCTTCGCCTGGCCGCCCACCCTGGACCTGCCCGGCTACCGGCCCACCCTGCACCCGCACGGCAAGCAGATCCGGGAGGCGGCCCGGCTGATGGCCGCCGCCCGCCGGCCGGTGCTCTACGTGGGCGGCGGGGTGCTCAAGGCCGGTGCCACCGACGGGCTGCGTAAGCTGGCCGAGCAGACCGGCATCCCGGTGGTCACCACGCTGATGGCGCTCGGCGCGTTCCCCGACTCGCACCGGCAGCACCTGGGGATGCCCGGCATGCACGGCACGGTCGCGGCGGTCTACGGCCTGCAGAAGGCGGATCTGATCGTCGCCCTGGGTGCGCGGTTCGACGACCGGGTGACCGGCAAGCTGGACTCGTTCGCCCCGGACGCGGCGGTGGTGCACGCCGACATCGACCCCGCCGAGATCGGCAAGAACCGGCACGCGGACGTGCCGATCGTGGGTGACGCCCGGCACGTCATCGACGAGCTGATCGCCGCGGTGACCATCGAGCGCTCGGCCGGGCACAGCGCCGACCTGGCCGACTGGTGGACTCAGCTGGACGACCTGCGCGACCGCTACCCGCTGGGCTACGACGAGCCGGCCGACGCCACGCTCTCGCCGCAGTACGTGATCAAGCGGCTGGGCGAGATCGTCGGCCCGGACGCGATCTTCGTGGCCGGGGTGGGCCAGCACCAGATGTGGGCGTCCCAGTTCATCTCCTACGAGAAGCCGCACACCTGGTTGAACTCCGGTGGCCTCGGCACGATGGGCTACGCGGTGCCGGCGGCGATGGGCGCCAAGGTCGGCAAGCCGGACACGGTGGTCTGGGCGGTGGACGGCGACGGCTGCTTCCAGATGACCAACCAGGAGTTGGCCACCTGCGCGCTGGAGGGCATCCCGGTCAAGATCGCCGTGATCAACAACGGCAATCTCGGCATGGTGCGGCAGTGGCAGACGCTGTTCTACAACGAGCGGTACTCCAACACCGAGCTCGGCACCCACAAGCACCGCATTCCCGACTTCGTCAAGCTCGCCGAGGCACTGGGCTGCGTCGGGCTGCGCTGCGAGAACGCCGCCGACGTGGACAAGACCATCGCCGCCGCCATGGAGATCAACGACGGCCCGGTGGTGATCGACTTTGTGGTCGGCAAGGACGCCATGGTCTGGCCGATGGTCGCCGCCGGCACCAGCAACGACGAGATCATGTTCGCCCGCGGCGTCCGCCCGGCCTTCGACGAGGATGACATCTGACATGAGTGAGCGAAGCGAGGTCGTGGCATGACGATGCACACCCTGTCCGTGCTCGTGGAGAACAAGCCCGGCGTGCTCGCCCGCGTCTCCGGCCTGTTCTCCCGGCGCGGGTTCAACATCGACAGCCTCGCCGTGGGCGAGACCGAGAACCCGGACGTCTCCCGGATCACCATCGTGGTCAACGCGGAGTCGTCGCCGCTGGAACAGGTCACCAAGCAGCTCAACAAGCTGGTCAACGTGCTCAAGATCGTCGAGCTGGACCCGCAGGTCTCGGTCGCCCGGGAGTTGCTGCTGGTGAAGGTCCGCGCCGACCGGTCCGCACGGACCCAGGTGCTGGAGACGGTCAACCTGTTCCGCGCCCGGGTGGTCGACGTCGCGCCGGACACCCTGACCATCGAGGCCACCGGCACCCCGGACAAGCTCGACGCGCTGCTGCGCGACCTCGAGCCCTTCGGCATCAAGGAAATGGTCCAGTCCGGGCTCGTGGCGATCGGGCGCGGCTCGCGTTCGATCACCGCTGGCCCCGCGCTGCGGGCCGCCTGACCCATCCACACGGACCACGACGGGCCGCCCCGGCCGTCGTACGAAAGGGAAGTCCCAATGAGTGTTGAGGTGTACTACGACGACGACGCCGACCTCGGCCTGATCCAGGCCAAGAAGGTCGCGGTCATCGGCTACGGCAGCCAGGGCCACGCCCACGCGCTGTCGCTGCGCGACTCCGGCGTCGACGTGGTGATCGGTCTGCCGGAGGGCTCGAAGAGCCGCCCCAAGGCCGAGGAGCAGGGCCTGCGGGTGGTCACGCCGGCGCAGGCCGCGGCCGAGGCCGACGTGATCATGGTGCTCGCGCCGGACACCGCCCAGCGTGCCCTGTACACCGAGTCGATCGCGCCGCACCTCGCCCCGGGCAAGGCGATCTTCTTCGGTCACGGCTTCAACATCCGGTACGGGCTGATCAAGCCGCCGGCCGAGGTGGACGTGGCGATGGTCGCGCCGAAGGGCCCGGGCCACCTGGTCCGCCGGCAGTACGCCGACGGCAAGGGCGTGCCCTGCCTGGTCGCCGTCGAGCAGGACGCCAGCGGCAACGCGCTCGCGCTCGCCCTCGCGTACGCCAAGGGGATCGGCGGCACCCGCGCCGGCGCGATCAAGACCACCTTCACCGAGGAGACCGAGACCGACCTCTTCGGCGAGCAGGCGGTGCTCTGCGGTGGTGCCGCGGCGCTGGTGCAGACCGGTTTCGAGGTGCTCACCGAGGCCGGCTACGCCCCGGAGGTCGCCTACTTCGAGTGCCTGCACGAGCTGAAGCTGATCGTCGACCTGATGTACGAGGGCGGCATCGCGAAGATGCGCTACAGCATCTCCGACACCGCCGAGTACGGCGACCTCTCCCGTGGCCCGCGAGTCATCGACTCGCGCGTCAAGGACGAGATGCGCAAGATCCTCGGGGAGATCCAGTCCGGCGAGTTCGCCCGCGAGTGGGTTGCCGAGGACGAGGCGGGCCGGCCCAACTTCAAGAAGTGGCAGGCCGAGGGTGCGGCGCACCCGATCGAGGAGACCGGCAAGAAGCTGCGCGGCATGATGAGCTGGGTCGACCGCCCGATCACCGAGACCGCCTGACGTCGCGGCGCGACCGCCCGGCCGTCCAGACACGGCCGGGCGGCCGCGTGCGCTACTCAGCCGCGCTCGATCGACCTGGCCTCACCGGCTGCCCAGGCTGCCTCCTCGTACCGGCCGAGGCCTTTGAGAATGCCGGCCAGCGTGCGCAGCGCGGCGACCAACCGGTGGTCGTACCGGACGGGATCGTGCTCGGCCAGCCAACGGAAGTGCCCCACCGCCTCCTCGGCCGTCGTCACGGCCGCTTCCGGTTCGCCGAGCTCTGAGTGGCACGTGGCGATCACGAACAGCAGTCGGCCGAGCGCCGGCCGGGCCCGCAGTGGCTCCCAACGGGCCCAGAAGGTCAGATCCTCGCGGGGGTCCGCTGCCAGCGTCAGCGCCTCGGCCCACCGTCCGTCGCTGGCGAGGGACTCGGCCA
The nucleotide sequence above comes from Micromonospora sp. NBC_00389. Encoded proteins:
- a CDS encoding putative bifunctional diguanylate cyclase/phosphodiesterase, producing the protein MVAVAVLSGLVAAAAVVLLTVVARRRTGSRRPAHLLLAVAAGVALLSLVVGVVAALAANDHWAHEQGQRTGWATVVAIGTAVSGLAFAAGLLRLPGVAATSAATARLALDGLIMAAALWFVGWVLFSEPTRLLGASTPMACPAILVATVAAALGAGLAVIVVFRAAAPRQRLAALGVGISAVTCGGLGLAAGLCQAGPTMALTGAVVLAAGLLTVALAVLRADRPGQVELDLTGRDGEYAIAPMLAMAASAMHHLLQGGRFTAAGIVAGSVEGFALVARQYLTLKDVRDYAGRLAEREAHFRELAHTDPLTALANRRGLLRALHDSAAAGTPCVLLGLDLDGFKNVNDMRGHDVGDAVLAEVGRRLRGNLRPGDVAARLGGDEFAVLMPGRPAEADRVAERLLGVLNRPYDQPEGPVFLSVSIGVAGWAGEPDVELLLRHADLALRYAKQRGKNRIERYDATYDQLLRRRTTLEHELRGAIERDELRLAFQPVASLPSVRPVGAEALLRWHHPELGNVRPDEFIPLAEECGMIATLGAWVLHQACYQLSRWLADGHDVWVSVNVSPRELHAPEYVVQVAEALRAHHVPPQRLVLEVTEHAVATDLDELIRRLTALRLTGVRIALDDFGAGYSSLGQLRRLPIDILKIDHSLVAEHEPVRPVGKDGPAFAPMVDIVMRLGHQLGLEVIAEGVTTPTELAAVVAAGCRFGQGALFGWGVPAEHLEAMLEAATSPGARPAPLPAPRRVSGGPGQVIPVAEGVSPADAPRSVNQHVGSVDSSREMRQA
- a CDS encoding acetolactate synthase large subunit, which gives rise to MTRPTPETLAHTARRARAATEPAGDVDPAAARTPASPASPATPAVRPSAPAQVSGAGSLVRSLEALGVDVVFGIPGGAILPAYDPLYDSTVRHILVRHEQGAGHAATGYAQATGKVGVCMATSGPGATNLVTPIADAYMDSVAMVAITGQVARPSIGTDAFQEADIQGITLPITKHNFLVQTAEEIPQVLAEAFHLASSGRPGPVLVDIPKDVLQAPTTFAWPPTLDLPGYRPTLHPHGKQIREAARLMAAARRPVLYVGGGVLKAGATDGLRKLAEQTGIPVVTTLMALGAFPDSHRQHLGMPGMHGTVAAVYGLQKADLIVALGARFDDRVTGKLDSFAPDAAVVHADIDPAEIGKNRHADVPIVGDARHVIDELIAAVTIERSAGHSADLADWWTQLDDLRDRYPLGYDEPADATLSPQYVIKRLGEIVGPDAIFVAGVGQHQMWASQFISYEKPHTWLNSGGLGTMGYAVPAAMGAKVGKPDTVVWAVDGDGCFQMTNQELATCALEGIPVKIAVINNGNLGMVRQWQTLFYNERYSNTELGTHKHRIPDFVKLAEALGCVGLRCENAADVDKTIAAAMEINDGPVVIDFVVGKDAMVWPMVAAGTSNDEIMFARGVRPAFDEDDI
- the ilvN gene encoding acetolactate synthase small subunit translates to MTMHTLSVLVENKPGVLARVSGLFSRRGFNIDSLAVGETENPDVSRITIVVNAESSPLEQVTKQLNKLVNVLKIVELDPQVSVARELLLVKVRADRSARTQVLETVNLFRARVVDVAPDTLTIEATGTPDKLDALLRDLEPFGIKEMVQSGLVAIGRGSRSITAGPALRAA
- the ilvC gene encoding ketol-acid reductoisomerase; the protein is MSVEVYYDDDADLGLIQAKKVAVIGYGSQGHAHALSLRDSGVDVVIGLPEGSKSRPKAEEQGLRVVTPAQAAAEADVIMVLAPDTAQRALYTESIAPHLAPGKAIFFGHGFNIRYGLIKPPAEVDVAMVAPKGPGHLVRRQYADGKGVPCLVAVEQDASGNALALALAYAKGIGGTRAGAIKTTFTEETETDLFGEQAVLCGGAAALVQTGFEVLTEAGYAPEVAYFECLHELKLIVDLMYEGGIAKMRYSISDTAEYGDLSRGPRVIDSRVKDEMRKILGEIQSGEFAREWVAEDEAGRPNFKKWQAEGAAHPIEETGKKLRGMMSWVDRPITETA